The DNA sequence GCTCTGACGAAGACGCAGCCCATCATTCGGCCGGCGAAGGAATTCGGCCAACCGAACCGGATGCTGGATTGCTGGCACCGCAAGTCCAGGAAGTTCCAGAAGCCCAGCAGGATACGCTCCTGCCGGCACCGGAAGTCCAGGAAGTTCCGATAGCCCAGCAGGATATTGTCCTGCCGGCACCGGACACCGAGCAGCCCACTGACACAATCGAATAAACAACACTGGGGAGAAAACCCCGTTTGGGGAGGAATATCAATTTGTCAAAAGCAACTATCGATCTCGATCGCTCACGACCTCAGGTTCAGGTGGAGCTCAGCCATCTGGATGGAGTCATTCAGAGACTGAATCAGGAAGTCGCGGACCTGGCCGGACAGAAGCAGAAACTCACGGAGTATCTGGTGGATTATCGCAAGCAGATGATCGAAGAAAATAAATTTGATGAGGACATGCCGTTGGATGCATTTGATCATGAAATGTTCGCCAAGGAAGAGAACTTCAAAGCCGTTCTGCGGCGGATCAATGAACTCCAGGATCTCATCGACACTCCTTATTTCGGGAAGATCGCTTTTTCCGAAGGAAGTGACCAGGAAGAAATCTACATCGGCAAGTATGGTTTTATTGACCATGCCAGAATGGAGCCCCTCATCATCGACTGGCGGGCCCCTATTGCCACACTGTTCTATCATGGCGGCCTGGGACAGGCCAGCTATAAAACCCCGGCAGGTGACGCCCAGGCTGAGATTCTGGCCCGGCGCCAGTTCATCATCAAGGCTTCCCGCCTGCTCGGTATGTTCGACTCAGACGTTGAAGTAAGAGATGAAATTCTGCAGTATGTCCTGTCATCCAGTGCCGGAGAGAAGCTCAAGGACATCGTTATGACCATCCAGCGGGAGCAGGATGAAATCATCCGGCATCGCCCGCAGGGTGTCGCCGTGGTGAACGGCATCGCCGGTTCAGGTAAGACGACCATCGCCCTGCACCGGGTCGCCTGGCTGCTGTACAATTACCGCAAGAAGCTGGAAGACAAGGTGCTGATCCTGGGCCCTAACAACATCTTTATGGAATACATTTCTCAGGTTCTGCCCACCCTGGGTGAAACCGGAGTTCGTCAGAACACCATGGTGGACTTTATGCTGGAACTCCTCGCCGAGCCCAATCTGGATCTGCTCCCCCAGGAGGACTTTATTGAAGCCATTGCCTCCGGGGATGAGGATCTTTATCGGGATGCGGCCAGCAAACGCTCGGAGGCCAGCTTTGACCGGATGGATCGGCTGGTGAAGGATCTGGAAGCATCGCTTTACCCGGAGCAGGACATTGTTTTCTTAGGGAAAGTCCTGATGAGCCGGAATGAAATGCACCAGACCATGGCCCGCGATTTTGCCTACATGCCCCTGATTCCGCGTGCGCTGCGAATCAAGCGGGTCATTATTAACCGGATGCGCGAAGTCCGCAACCGGGAACTGCGGGAAATAGACCGCAGGTACCGGGACCTCCAGAAAAAGGTCGAGAGCGGGGCGACCCTCAATGAAGATGCATCACTGTCACGCTGGCAAAGCGTACGCCAGCTTGTCGAGAAAGTTGTACAATTCCGGGAGCAGATCACTTATCTGGGAAAAGGCAGCATTCTGGAACTGTATCAGGCTGGCAATACGATGCGGATCCTGACCCATGAGGACCTGGCACCTATGCTGTATCTGAAGCATCGCCTTCAGGGCGTGAAGCTTCCCTACGAAGTCAAATACCTGATCATCGATGAAGCCCAGGACCTGTCCCTGAATCATTTCCGCGTGATCAAGGAAATCACCGGCTGCGTCAACGCAACCATCGTCGGAGATCTCAATCAGCGGCTGATTCAATGGGAGGATGCCGGATTCCTTGAACTGGGCCGTCTGTTTGAGGATGTCAGGATCTTTGAACTGAACAAGAGCTACCGCTCCACGGATGAAATTGTGAAATACGCCGATACATTCCTGCCCAATGGAACATCCGAATCCCTGCGCAGCGGGGAGCCGGTCCAGGTGGAATCAGCGCCGGACCTTGCGTCGGCGGCGGCTCTGGTCAAGGCGCAGTATGCCCGGATGCGGGAAGACGGCGTGGAGTCCATCGCCATTCTGACTCGTGACCTGGACAGTGCGCAGGACCTGCATCAGCTTCTGAAGAATGAAATCTACTATAAGTTCATCCGGACTGAGGATGGCGTGTATTCCTCCAGCACCCTGCTGTTATCGGCCTTCCTGGCCAAGGGCCTGGAATTTGACGGAGTCATTCTGGTGGATACCAGACCCAACCGCCCCAAACCGGACCTGGTCAAATACATCATGAGCACGCGTGCCCTGCACCGTCTCCATGTGATTGAGACACAGAACGAAGACGTCAATTTCTCGGATGGTTCGAAGTAGGCATATAAGCACTGCAAAGAGAACTTCATGACTTTCATCCCGCCTCTCAATAGAGAGGGATGAAACAATAAGGCGGCCCCTGTCGTATCCTGAGGATATAACAGGGGCCGCCTTTGCGAATGCAAATATAACATTTATAGAATACAGCCAAATTCAGATGGGATTGCGGATCATTGGTCTGGTTTGAGCATTTACTGCCTGCTCACCCGGAGGGACAGCACAGAGAGAAACAGCTTGGACTGAATGAGCTGATCCAGATCGACTTCGAAGGGACTGCCCCAGGAGCTGACGTGGAGCATGGCCCGATCGGCCTCGAGGTCCAGTCCGGTGATCAGGACCCAGTGATTTTTAAAGTCCCGGCGATAAACAGCGCCGGGGCGGTTGGGTCCCATGAGCAGGGGCAGGGGATGATCCGTCTCCAGGGAGCTGATGATGAGGCGCAGGACGCGTTCCCGCCCCTTCGGGCTATGCCGGAAGAGGGTTTGCCGGATAGGATCCAGGTGAAAGCCGGAGCGCTCAAACAGGCGTCTGGCCCCTCGGATAAACTGCTGGGGAAGTACCACCGGTCCGCTCAGGAAGCGGGTGATCAATTCCTGGAGGCGGGTTATGTCCGACTGGTTCAGGCGGAGGTTGCGGTACCAGGCATACAGGTTGGCCAGTGCCACCGGTCCGCAGCCCGTCTGCAGCTGATACTTCTGGGGAAACCACATCTGACTGCCTCCATAGCTCTCCAGAGAAATGTCAAAAGGACGGCTTAAGCGATAAGATCTCATGATTTACTCCAGCCGTGACTCATGAGGTTGTGTACCTCGAGGTGAAGGTCAGGTTCCAGCTGATGATCCCGGACAATCTGCTCAGCAACTCGCTGAGTGGAGGCCAGATCAGTTTCCGGGTCTACTACCAGTTCAGCGATGTATCGGGTCTCGTGCTCGCGCAGTCTCACATCATGGAGCGAGCGAACGCCATCGACCTGGAGGAGTTCATCCCTGAGATGACGGACGATGGCCACTTTTTTCTCGTCCGCCATCCGGATCGGATCCATATGGATTACCAGTTCTACGTCGAGTTCGCGTAGGACCCGTTTTTCCAGATCATCAATAATGTCATGAATTTCGGTTACGGAGATGTCATCCCGCACCTCGACATGAGTGGTGGCAAAAACCGTACTAGGTCCGTAATTATGGGTCACCGTATCATGAACTCCAAAAACTTCTTCGTTGCTCAGGAGGATTTGATTCATCCGTTCAATCAGCTCTTCGTCGGCCTGAGTCCCAAGCAGGGGATTCAAGGTTTCCCGAATCAGCTCCCAGGCACTTTTCACGATCATGCCGGCGACAAACAATCCAATGTAGCCGTCAATTTCGATATGGCTGAAGTGGGAAAACAGGAGCCCGGCCACGACGGTGGAGGAGATCATGACGTCTCCTTTGGCATCCAGGGCAGATGCCTTGAGCGCCGAGGAGTTGATTTTATTTCCAATAGTATGATTGAAACCGGAGATCCAGATTTTTGAGAAGATGGAGACAATCAGCAGGATGATAGGAATCCAGCGGAATTCCAGCGGGGTGGGGTTTAAGATTCGCCGGACAGACGTCACAAGAAACTGGATGCCGACGTAGAGTACCAGCACCGAGACAATCAGGCCGGAAAAATATTCAATCCGTCCGTGGCCATAGGGGTGTCCTTCATCAGCGGGGCGGTTGCCCAGGCGGAAGCCGATCATGGTAATCAGGGATGAGGCAGTATCCGACAGGTTGTTGAACGCATCGGCGATGACGGAGATACTGTTCATCAACAGACCCACCGTGAGCTTCAGTCCAAACAGGGCAATATTGACAAGAATACCCACCGCCGAACCCAGATAACCGTATTTTTCCCGTACGGCCGGATCCTGAACATTGTCACTCTTAATAAAACGCTTAATTAAAAAATCAGTCATGGGTTCCTCTTTTCACGATACCAGGTGGATCTTTATTTTTGACGGGCAGTGCCCAGTCCAATTATTTCACTATAGCACACGTGAGATATCATACCCGTCTCCAGGGCGAGAATTCAAGGAAAATTAACGGCATGATGGAGAGAATCAATCTCAGGAGGGGCCTTTGTTTGCTATACTGGTACTGTATGAAAAGAGGCTGAATAAAGCCCGGAAAGAAACAGGAGGAAGATTATGACGAAGAAAGAACTGGCACAGGATCTGATGGACTTTTTGCATCGCGGCTCCAGCGCCTACCAGGCGGTGGCGGACATCGCCGATACTTTGGAGCGCGCGGGCTACCGGGAACTGAAAGGAGACGCGGACTGGTCCGTAAAAGAAGGGGATAAAGTTTACTACATCAAGAACGGATCCTCGATCTTCGCAGTGGACCTTGGAGCAGGCACCTATCACAATGGATTCCGGCTGATCGGTTCCCATTCCGATTCGCCCTCCTTTCGGATCAAGCCAAACTGCGAAATGCGTTCAGAAGGTTTCGTTCGTCTGAATACAGAAGTTTATGGCGGCCCGATCCTGAACACCTGGTTTGACCGGCCCTTGTCGGTAGCCGGACGGGTCGCGGTGAAATCGAATGACCCCATGGCCCCCCAGCTGATGAATATTGATCTGGAGCGTCCGGTGCTCTATATTCCCAATCCAGCCATCCACATGAACCGGGAAGTCAACAAGGGCGTTGAACTGAATCCTCAGACTCAGGTGCTTCCAATTGTCTGCCTGGAAGAAACAGCCACGGAAGAAAAGATCTTCCAGCAGCTGATTGCCCAGAAGCTGGAGATTGAGGTTGAGGACATTCTCGATTACGAACTGTACCTCTATGAGACAGCCAGGGGAGAACTGGTCGGACTCAAGGAAGAATTTATCTCCTCCAAGCGCATGGATAATCTGGCTATGGCCCATGCTTCCTTGAAAGCAATGCTGGAAACCACCGGAAAGGGAATCCGCGTGGCAGCGGTTTACGACAACGAAGAAGTCGGATCGCGCACCAAGCAGGGAGCCGGTGCCCCCACTCTGGCCCATCTTCTGGAGCGGCTCGTCTATGCCCTGGGCGGCTCACGGGCGGACTACCTCCAGGCTCTGGAAAAATCTTTCATGGTCTCCGCGGACCTGGCTCACGCGGTTCATCCCAACTTCAGTGAATTCGCCGATCCGACCAACCGGCCGCGCATGAATCAGGGACCGGTGATCAAGATCGCCGCCAATCAGAGTTACACCTCGGATGCTCAGTCCACCGCTGTGTTCAAGGCGATTTGTGAAAAAGCCGGCGTTCCCTGTCAGACCTATGTGAACCGCTCTGATAAATCCGGCGGCTCAACCATCGGCCCCATCTCTTCCACGGTCCTGCCGATCCGTTCCGTCGACATTGGCAATGCGATCCTGGGCATGCACTCCATCCGCGAACTGGCCGGAGTCGATGACCACTGGTTTGTTTACCAAGCATTCAAAGTTTTTTACGGGAATTAAGGCTATAATAGAGACAGTACTAATCCACGATTTCAAGGAGGAGATATAATGGCAATTGAAGTAAAAGAAATCTACAAATGCAATGTATGCGGCAATGTGGTTGAGGTTTTGCTCGCCGGAGGCGGCGCATTGGTATGCTGCGGAGAGGAAATGAAACTGCTCAAGGAGAACACAGTGGACGCTGCTCTGGAAAAACACGTTCCGGTTATTGAAGCTGCTGAAGGCGGCGTATGGGTGAAAGTTGGATCTGTGGCTCATCCCATGCTCCCGGAACATTGGATTTCCACCATTGAAGTTCTCACCAAAAACGGTCAGGTACTGCGCCAGGATCTCAACCCCGGCGATGCACCGCAGGCCTTCTTCCAGGTCGCCATTGACGAAGTGGAACTTGCCAGAGAATACTGCAACCTGCATGGACTCTGGGTCAAAGCCAACGCTTAATCACGAGAAAGACCACATATGGACAAGGCAGGGGAGCCAACGCTTCCCTGCCTTTCATGTGACATCATAATCCAGGCAGCAATCCAGAAACTGCTGCACGGAGCTGCCCTCAGACTTCCTTTTGATCTGTGCCGCCTCCCAATTGTCTCGAGGACTGGTGCACTCAGTATTTCCATTTTTGAGAAACGGGGTAACAATGAAAAAAATTATCAGCAGGGAATCCATTGGCTTTTTTACCATCAGTCTGACTGTCTTTCTGGTGGGGGCGGATTTCCCGCCGCCTGCCGGTTTCTGGATCATCGGGCTGATCCTCCTGGTATTCACCTTAATTCAGGCACGATTTCTCGGTTGGCTGGTGCCCCGGATCCGGCGGGAGAGAACGTTCCGGCAGACCATGCTGTTCTATCTGACCAGCGCCCTGGTTCTGGCCGCGCCGTTTTTCGTTCCGATCGATACCTTGACCCAGCGCTTTCCCTGGATCATACTGAGCCTGATCGCGGGATTTCTTTTCGGAGCGTTTGTGTGGCTGGTTCACTGGCTGATGATGACCCGGTATCAAAATCAGTGGCAGGAGTAATGAACTCTTCATTCTGTTTTAATCGATCTGTGTTATGATGTGAATCAACATGAATCATAATCATTAAGTTAGACCGAGAATCATTATGTATGGAGGAGATGTCTGTGGATTTCCTGTTTTTTTTAATTATCATCATTAGTATTATCTCCTGGATTGGCGGTGCCGGAAAGGCCAGCCGGACCGGGGGCCAATACCGAGGCTATCAAAAGCCCAATCAGCCGGGAGGGCTCATTAATCCGCCGTCAGCCACCACTCAGCCAAGACAGGCAGCTCAGGCAAAGACCAGCTGGCAGGACCTGGAGAAGCGGCTGAATGATTCCCTCCAGAATTCAACCCACGTCGGACGCAGAGCGGCTGAAAAAGCCCAGGCTTCCAAATTTTCCAATTCAGCCATGAAATCGGACAGTACCATGCGCGGCAACAACAGTCCCCTGGTTAAGTCAACCTTCCATAATCATGAGGAAGCCTCCGGCTATTTGCGCGATGAAATGACGGAATCCAGAGTCCTGTGGGCACAGAACCGCCAGCAGATGCAGCGGGTCAATCAGGATTTCAATCAGTTTGTAGCCCACCAGCATGAACAGATCCGCCGCATGATGCAGGATGCCCGGTCCGTTGACCGGTAACTTGGATATTGAACAACATAAAAAAACTGGAGCATTGATGGCTCCAGTTTTTTTATGTTGTTTGGGGTTAGAAACTTCATCCAGGACTTCATCCCGGACTTCATCCAGGACTTCATCCAGGACTAAGTCCAAGACTGCATCCTTTGCTTTGATCCAAGTCCTGGATAAAAGTGAAATGGCAGATCGGATACCCTTAGCTGCCCAGGGCAGACAGAACCAGTCCCTTATTGTGGTCCAGAGCCCAGGCGATGCCCCACTCGTTGGAGAAAATGATGACATGACGGCCTTTGGAGTCAACCAGGCGCTTGGAGTCAGAGGTCAGAGACAACGCTTCCGGATCCTTATCCCAGTGCTCAATCCAGCGGACATGGCAGTAGGAGAGCTGATCCAGGCGAATGTCGACGCCATACTCATTTTTAAGTCGGTATTCCAGAACTTCAAACTGCAGGACACCCACTACACCGGCGATGATTTCTTCCATTCCGGCATAGTCTTCTTTATAAACCTGGATAGCGCCTTCCTGGGCCACCTGAGTGATTCCCTTGACGAACTGCTTGCGCTTCATGGTGTCCACCGGCCGGATCCGGGCATAATGTTCCGGGGCAAATGCCGGGATGGGATCAAATTTAAACTTATTGGACGCCGGGCAGAGCGTATCTCCAATGGAGAAAATGCCCGGATCGAATACACCGATGATGTCGCCGGCATAAGCTTCTTCGACAATTTCACGGTCCTGCGCCAGGAACTGCTGGGGCTGTGCCAGTTTAATCTTGCCCTTGCCTTCCATATGGAATACT is a window from the Clostridiaceae bacterium HFYG-1003 genome containing:
- a CDS encoding AAA family ATPase — protein: MSKATIDLDRSRPQVQVELSHLDGVIQRLNQEVADLAGQKQKLTEYLVDYRKQMIEENKFDEDMPLDAFDHEMFAKEENFKAVLRRINELQDLIDTPYFGKIAFSEGSDQEEIYIGKYGFIDHARMEPLIIDWRAPIATLFYHGGLGQASYKTPAGDAQAEILARRQFIIKASRLLGMFDSDVEVRDEILQYVLSSSAGEKLKDIVMTIQREQDEIIRHRPQGVAVVNGIAGSGKTTIALHRVAWLLYNYRKKLEDKVLILGPNNIFMEYISQVLPTLGETGVRQNTMVDFMLELLAEPNLDLLPQEDFIEAIASGDEDLYRDAASKRSEASFDRMDRLVKDLEASLYPEQDIVFLGKVLMSRNEMHQTMARDFAYMPLIPRALRIKRVIINRMREVRNRELREIDRRYRDLQKKVESGATLNEDASLSRWQSVRQLVEKVVQFREQITYLGKGSILELYQAGNTMRILTHEDLAPMLYLKHRLQGVKLPYEVKYLIIDEAQDLSLNHFRVIKEITGCVNATIVGDLNQRLIQWEDAGFLELGRLFEDVRIFELNKSYRSTDEIVKYADTFLPNGTSESLRSGEPVQVESAPDLASAAALVKAQYARMREDGVESIAILTRDLDSAQDLHQLLKNEIYYKFIRTEDGVYSSSTLLLSAFLAKGLEFDGVILVDTRPNRPKPDLVKYIMSTRALHRLHVIETQNEDVNFSDGSK
- a CDS encoding desulfoferrodoxin produces the protein MAIEVKEIYKCNVCGNVVEVLLAGGGALVCCGEEMKLLKENTVDAALEKHVPVIEAAEGGVWVKVGSVAHPMLPEHWISTIEVLTKNGQVLRQDLNPGDAPQAFFQVAIDEVELAREYCNLHGLWVKANA
- a CDS encoding cation diffusion facilitator family transporter; translated protein: MTDFLIKRFIKSDNVQDPAVREKYGYLGSAVGILVNIALFGLKLTVGLLMNSISVIADAFNNLSDTASSLITMIGFRLGNRPADEGHPYGHGRIEYFSGLIVSVLVLYVGIQFLVTSVRRILNPTPLEFRWIPIILLIVSIFSKIWISGFNHTIGNKINSSALKASALDAKGDVMISSTVVAGLLFSHFSHIEIDGYIGLFVAGMIVKSAWELIRETLNPLLGTQADEELIERMNQILLSNEEVFGVHDTVTHNYGPSTVFATTHVEVRDDISVTEIHDIIDDLEKRVLRELDVELVIHMDPIRMADEKKVAIVRHLRDELLQVDGVRSLHDVRLREHETRYIAELVVDPETDLASTQRVAEQIVRDHQLEPDLHLEVHNLMSHGWSKS
- a CDS encoding M18 family aminopeptidase, with the protein product MTKKELAQDLMDFLHRGSSAYQAVADIADTLERAGYRELKGDADWSVKEGDKVYYIKNGSSIFAVDLGAGTYHNGFRLIGSHSDSPSFRIKPNCEMRSEGFVRLNTEVYGGPILNTWFDRPLSVAGRVAVKSNDPMAPQLMNIDLERPVLYIPNPAIHMNREVNKGVELNPQTQVLPIVCLEETATEEKIFQQLIAQKLEIEVEDILDYELYLYETARGELVGLKEEFISSKRMDNLAMAHASLKAMLETTGKGIRVAAVYDNEEVGSRTKQGAGAPTLAHLLERLVYALGGSRADYLQALEKSFMVSADLAHAVHPNFSEFADPTNRPRMNQGPVIKIAANQSYTSDAQSTAVFKAICEKAGVPCQTYVNRSDKSGGSTIGPISSTVLPIRSVDIGNAILGMHSIRELAGVDDHWFVYQAFKVFYGN